The genomic region GGTGCCGAGCAGCGCCGGGGTGACGGCCGCGGCAAGCTCGGGGGCGGCGGCCAGCCGCTCGGAGAGTCCGCGGGTGACCGCGCGGAGCCGGGCGACGACGTCGGTCTCCCCGGGCAGCCACGGGTCCGCCGGGTCCTCGACCAGGTAGCGCCAGAACAGCTCGGCGAACAGGTGGTGCTTGGAGGCCAGGTAGGTGTACGCCGTGGCCGGCGAGACTCCCGCCCGGGCCGCCACGGTGCGGATCGTGAGCGCCTCGGCGCCGACCGCGCGCAGCTCCTCGGAGCCCGCGGCCAGGAGCCGCTCGACGGTCTCGGACTGGCGGGGGTTCACGCCGCGCCGCGTGATGTTGGACACCTGACTGGACACGTGTCCAACCTAGAACGCGTTCTCGTCGGCGCGCAAGGGTTTGCGCGCACCGGTGCAGTCGGGGCTGTCCCGCGCGCGGCAGCAGGCTCAGGGCCCGCTCGCCCGCCGCCTGCGCACGAGCACCGACCCACCCACGCCCAGGACGACCAGGCCGGCGGCGAGCAGGAGTGGGCTCGGCTGCTCCCAGAGCCGGGGCCCGGTGGCGTCGCTACCGTCCGGCCCGCTTGCCGCGGGCGCCTGCGCCGCGAGCGGGCCCACCTCGAAGCGCACCTCGCCGCTGATCTCGTGGCCGTCGGCGGCCACCACGTCGTAGACCATCACGTAGTCCCCGTCAGGGCCCGCCCAGAGGTTCTGGCGTACGTCGGCCTCGGCCAGGGTCGCCTCGCCGTTGACCACGTCGCCGTCCGGCCCGGTCACGGTGAGCTCGTGGACCTCGAGGATCGGGCTGGTGAAACTCAGCACCGCCCGCGACGGGAGCGTCTCGACCAGGCTCGCCTCCGCCGGGTCGGAGGAGACGAGCGAGGCGTGGGCCGCGGCCGGCGGCGCGGGCGCCCCGCCCAACCAGACCACCAGCCAGACCAGCAACCAGACCGCCAGCACCAGGGGTGGCAGCACAAGCGCCCGGAACAGCGGGGACAGGGCGGCGCCGTCGTGGTCGGTGGCGGAGATGACGAGGCCCATCACGCCACCGGTGCCGTGGAGCCCACGCCGACCAGGTCGAGGAGGAGGTCGCGCACCCCGGTGGCCGCGAGGCGCTCGCCCAACACCCCGGGCCGGTCGCACAGCACCATCGGCCCCTCCTCGTCGCGCAAGGGCAGACGCCCGTGCGTCCCGCGGACCGGTGCCGGGTCGAGGGGCACCACCTTCATCGCGTAGCGCAGCCCCACCGTCTTGCGCGCGAGCGTGAGCGCTGCTCGGGCCTTGACCAGGCGGTCAGCGGGGTCGAAGAACAGCTCGGCGGGGTCGTAGCCGGGCTTGCGGTGGATCTCCACGCCGCGGGCGAAGTCCGGGGCCCGGTCGTCGTCGTCCCAGTAGTAGTAGGTGAACCACGCCGTCGGCTCCGCGACCAGCACCAGCTCACCGGCCCGCTCGTGGTCGAGGCCCACCTGGGCCTGACCGCCGCGGTCCAGCACCTCGGCGACGCCCGGCAGGCCAGCGCACACCGCCCGCACCCGCTCGAGGTCGGCGGGGTCGGCGACGTACACGTGGGCGACCTGGTGGTCAGCGACCGCGAAGGCACGCGAGGCCCACGGGTCGAGGTACTCCATCTCGTCCTGCGTGTAGACCTCCAGCAGGCCCTCCGCACGCAGCACCCGGTTGACGTCGACCGGGGTGTCGGCCCGGGTGATGCCGTACTCCGACAGCACCACCACCCGCGCCCCGCACCGCTCGGCGTCGTCGAGCAGCGGCGCGAGCGCCCTGTCGACGTCGGCGGCCGCCCGGGTCGCCTCGGGTGTGCCGGGACCGTAGCGCTGGAGGTCGTAGTCCAGGTGCGGGAGGTAGGCGAGCGTCAGGTCGGCCCGCGGCATGAGGCGCCGCGCCGCCCCCACGATCCACTCCGTCGAGCGCAGGGACGCCGTGGGTCCCCAGTACTGGAAGAGCGGGAACTCGCCGAGCTCCTCGCGCAGCTCGTGGTGCAGCTGCGGCGGCCGGGCGTAGAAGTCGGGCGCCTTCTTGCCGTCGGCGTAGTAGATGGGACGGGGCGTGACCGTCCAGTCCGTCGAGGCGCCCATGGCGTACCACCAGCAGACGTTGGCGACCGTGTAGCCCGGGACGTGGCGGCGGATCGTCTCCCAGACCTTCTCCCCCTGCACCAGCCGGTTGTGCTGGCGCCACAGGAAGACCTCGCCGAGGTCGCGGAAGAACCAGCCGTTGCCGACGATGCCGTGCCCGGCCGGCGGGAGTCCGGTGAGGAAGGTCGACTGCATGCTGCAGGTGACGGCCGGGAGCAGCGGGTCGAGCGCCGCCGACGAGCCGGTGTCCGCCAGCCTCCGCAGCCGGGGCATGTGCTGGAGCAGGTCGGGCGTGAGGCCGACGACGTCGGCGACGAGCAGCTTGTCCATGAGGTCCTCCGCGGGGTGGTCAGATCGGGGTCAGGCCGAGGCCCACCAGCTCGGCGTGCACCCAGGCGAGCTCGGCCGCGAGACCCGCGGCCAGCGCGTCGTCGTCGGCGGGCGGGCCGCCGGGCAGCACCGACCAGGTGTAGGTCTCGACCTCGAGGTGCGCGACCCGGGCGGTGGGGCCGCCGAGGAGCGCGGCCAGGGAGGCCCGCAGCTCCGCGCGTCCGGTGCGCAGCGGTGGTCGTGGGTCGGCGTGCACCGGCACGTGGAAGTGCACGCGCCACGGCGCGTCCACGGCCAGCGGGTCAGGGCCGTCGAGCGCCTCGGGCAGGTCGTCCCGCGCGGCAAGGGGGCGCCCGTCGGGGCGGGCCTGGCGCACCTGGTGCAGGAACCGGTCCTCGGCGTACGACGCGAGGGCGGTGCGCGCCGCCCGGTCGGCGGGGTCGTCGACCACGAGCGCGGACGCCGGCTGGGCCTTGACCACCCGCAGGCCTGCCTCGTCCAGCAGCTTGAGCGCCCGATCCGCGTCGTCGAAACCGACGGCGAGGTGGCACAGGTCGAGGCAGACGCCGATCCGGTCGCGGTCGACCTCGGCCAACCGGTCGACGGCCTCCTCCACTGTCTCGACCACACACCCGGGCTCGGGCTCCAGGCCGACCACGACGCGGCGACCGGTCGCGTCCTCGATCTCGGCGAGCCCTCGGGCGAGCCCGGCGAGCTGGGCCTCGGCCCGGTGCTGGTCCTCGCCGCTCCACGGCGTACGCCACGCGAACGGCAGCGAGGAGATCGAGCCGTGGTCGGCGTCGTCAGGCAGCAGGCCGGCCAGCACCCGGGCCGCCCCCAGGGTGTAGTCGAGACGCTCCGTGGAGGCCCAGGTCGGCAGGTAGACCGAGTGCTTGACCACCGCGCCCTGGAAGGCTGCGAACGGGAAGGCGTTCACGGTGACGACCTCGACCCCGTGCTCGGCCAGCCGGTCGCGGATCCGTCGTACGCCGGCGGGGTCGGCGGCGAGGCGGTGTGCCGCCGCCGCGGGCAGCCAGAGCCCGAGCCCCACGCACGCGGACGCGCCGGGGACCTCCGGCCGCTGCGCGAGGGCCCGGCGGATGCGCCCGCCCATCCCCACCGCCTGCGCGACAAGGCCGTCGACGTCCTCGGCGGGCAGCACGTTGGTGCCGTACCCGAGGTGGACGACCGTGCCGTCCGGGTGCCGCAACCGCATCAGCCGACCCGCTCGCCGCGCAGCACCGAGTTCCCCTCGAACGTCGATGCGGCGTCCGCGGCGGGGGCGCGGGTATCGGCATCGTCGTCGGGCAGCAGCAGCCGCCCGCTCTGCGCGAAGAACTCCACGGGGTTGCGCCACAGCACCCGGTCGACGTCGTCGTCGCTGAACCCGGCGGCGAGCATGGCCTCGCCGGTGGCGCGCGTCAGCAGCGGGTCGCTGCGACCCCAGTCGGCGGCCGAGTTCACCAGCACCCGCTCGGTCCCACGCTCCTGGAGGATGCGGACCATGCGGTCCGGGTCCATCTTGGTCTCCGGGTAGATGGAGAACCCCATCCAGCAGCCCCGCTCGTCCACCGGCGCGACGGTGCGTTCGTTGAGGTGGTCGACCACGACCATGCCGGGGTCGACGCCGGCCTCCTCCACCAGGTCGAGGGTGCGCCGGGTGCCGCCCTCCTTGTCCCGGTGCGGGGTGTGCACCATGGCCGGCAGCCCGAACTCGACGGCCAGGCCGAGCTGGTGGCGGAAGGAGTCCTCCTCCGCGGCCGTCATCGAGTCGAAGCCGATCTCGCCGACGGCGACCACGCCGTCCTTGTCGAGGTAGCGGGGCAGCACGTCGAGGACCGCTGTGCAGCGGGGGTCGTTGGCCTCCTTCGGGTTGAGCGCGATCGTGCAGTGGTGGGTGATCCCGAACTGGGCGGCCCGGAACCGCTCCCAGCCCACCAACGCGTCGAAGTAGTCGGTGAACGAGCCGACGCTCGTGCGCGGCTGCCCCAGCCAGAACGACGGCTCGACCAGGGCCCGGACACCGGCCGCGTGCATCCGTTCGTAGTCGTCGGTCGTGCGCGAGCTCATGTGGATGTGGGGATCGAAGATACGCATGTCAGCCCTCCGGGTCGGTGGTCGAGGCGGTCGCGGCGAGCAGTCGGACGGCGTCGTCGGGCACCGGGCGGCCGGCGGCCTCCCGCTCGTCGGCGTAGCGGCGGACCATGGCCGCCAGCTCGGCGTCGGTGCGGTCGGCGAGCCGGTCCACGGCGCTCAGCGGGACCCCGACGAAGAGGCACTTCAAGACGCCGTGGCGCCAGTCGTGCGGAGCGAGGCGGTCGGCGTGCGGTCCCATCGCGGCGGCCACCAGACGCACGTCGTTGGTGCGCAGCGCGTCGAGCAACAGGCTCGACGCGTCGATGCGCGGCTCGGCGAGGACGCCGAGTGCGAGGACGACCGCCCGCTTCTCGTCGGCGTCGCCGTGGCGGTAGAGGTCACCCAGCTCCGCCAGGAGGGTCTCGGGATCGAGACGGGCGGCAGCCGCGCCGACCAGCTCGACGCGGACGGCGTCCTCGACGCGGTGGTGGTCGTCGAGGACTCCCCGCGCGGTACGCCGGGCGGCGCCGGGGAACAGCCGGCCGAGCCTCAGGGGGTCGTCGGCCAGGGTGGCGAGCATGTCCTCGAGGCCGCAGACGGCGTCGGCGCCGAGGGCGGCGCGCAGCCGCTCCGGCGCGACGAGCGGGTGGACGAGGGTCATCGGGCACCTCCGGGGACGTGGGCGTCGGCGCCGATGCGCGCCAGGGACTCCTGCAGCGCCGCCATCGACGACCGGGCGACCGCGGGCGCGGCGTGGGAGTGGCGGGGCAGCTCGACGCAGGCGAGCCCGGCGTACCCCGTGTCGAG from Nocardioides sp. dk884 harbors:
- a CDS encoding alkaline phosphatase family protein, whose translation is MDKLLVADVVGLTPDLLQHMPRLRRLADTGSSAALDPLLPAVTCSMQSTFLTGLPPAGHGIVGNGWFFRDLGEVFLWRQHNRLVQGEKVWETIRRHVPGYTVANVCWWYAMGASTDWTVTPRPIYYADGKKAPDFYARPPQLHHELREELGEFPLFQYWGPTASLRSTEWIVGAARRLMPRADLTLAYLPHLDYDLQRYGPGTPEATRAAADVDRALAPLLDDAERCGARVVVLSEYGITRADTPVDVNRVLRAEGLLEVYTQDEMEYLDPWASRAFAVADHQVAHVYVADPADLERVRAVCAGLPGVAEVLDRGGQAQVGLDHERAGELVLVAEPTAWFTYYYWDDDDRAPDFARGVEIHRKPGYDPAELFFDPADRLVKARAALTLARKTVGLRYAMKVVPLDPAPVRGTHGRLPLRDEEGPMVLCDRPGVLGERLAATGVRDLLLDLVGVGSTAPVA
- a CDS encoding TetR/AcrR family transcriptional regulator, encoding MSSQVSNITRRGVNPRQSETVERLLAAGSEELRAVGAEALTIRTVAARAGVSPATAYTYLASKHHLFAELFWRYLVEDPADPWLPGETDVVARLRAVTRGLSERLAAAPELAAAVTPALLGTDPDVDRLRLRIGGEFVRRFRAALAPADAVPVDEAVLDTLTLSFSGALLQTGMGLLTYAELADRLDAVVAVIMKGHTR
- the eboE gene encoding metabolite traffic protein EboE, which translates into the protein MRLRHPDGTVVHLGYGTNVLPAEDVDGLVAQAVGMGGRIRRALAQRPEVPGASACVGLGLWLPAAAAHRLAADPAGVRRIRDRLAEHGVEVVTVNAFPFAAFQGAVVKHSVYLPTWASTERLDYTLGAARVLAGLLPDDADHGSISSLPFAWRTPWSGEDQHRAEAQLAGLARGLAEIEDATGRRVVVGLEPEPGCVVETVEEAVDRLAEVDRDRIGVCLDLCHLAVGFDDADRALKLLDEAGLRVVKAQPASALVVDDPADRAARTALASYAEDRFLHQVRQARPDGRPLAARDDLPEALDGPDPLAVDAPWRVHFHVPVHADPRPPLRTGRAELRASLAALLGGPTARVAHLEVETYTWSVLPGGPPADDDALAAGLAAELAWVHAELVGLGLTPI
- a CDS encoding TatD family hydrolase, coding for MRIFDPHIHMSSRTTDDYERMHAAGVRALVEPSFWLGQPRTSVGSFTDYFDALVGWERFRAAQFGITHHCTIALNPKEANDPRCTAVLDVLPRYLDKDGVVAVGEIGFDSMTAAEEDSFRHQLGLAVEFGLPAMVHTPHRDKEGGTRRTLDLVEEAGVDPGMVVVDHLNERTVAPVDERGCWMGFSIYPETKMDPDRMVRILQERGTERVLVNSAADWGRSDPLLTRATGEAMLAAGFSDDDVDRVLWRNPVEFFAQSGRLLLPDDDADTRAPAADAASTFEGNSVLRGERVG
- a CDS encoding EboA domain-containing protein; the protein is MTLVHPLVAPERLRAALGADAVCGLEDMLATLADDPLRLGRLFPGAARRTARGVLDDHHRVEDAVRVELVGAAAARLDPETLLAELGDLYRHGDADEKRAVVLALGVLAEPRIDASSLLLDALRTNDVRLVAAAMGPHADRLAPHDWRHGVLKCLFVGVPLSAVDRLADRTDAELAAMVRRYADEREAAGRPVPDDAVRLLAATASTTDPEG
- a CDS encoding copper resistance CopC family protein, which encodes MGLVISATDHDGAALSPLFRALVLPPLVLAVWLLVWLVVWLGGAPAPPAAAHASLVSSDPAEASLVETLPSRAVLSFTSPILEVHELTVTGPDGDVVNGEATLAEADVRQNLWAGPDGDYVMVYDVVAADGHEISGEVRFEVGPLAAQAPAASGPDGSDATGPRLWEQPSPLLLAAGLVVLGVGGSVLVRRRRASGP